A genomic window from Nematostella vectensis chromosome 9, jaNemVect1.1, whole genome shotgun sequence includes:
- the LOC5521641 gene encoding uncharacterized protein LOC5521641 isoform X3 — protein MEIVGSLKDHKAICCGRMVECPFPPPGSKASHKVKLIDVSRHMKICPSRAIECPIAGCRFIGNESEMAEHNFTAADSHLKLLQKECRTLRKAALVKFEELDKNYKKVEEERWSLEWKIKKERLAADNPILFSPAIERENSQVWRAFLTVKGAIGLQLVKAPSPVVAKLAIRNGDINMNIEEEFVAPGTLLGVRAEAFEKLNFSSGRVMFTFGIITYDFISN, from the exons ATGGAGATTGTGGGAAGCCTAAAAGACCACAAGGCAATATGCTGTGGAAGGATGGTGGAATGCCCTTTTCCACCCCCTGGATCCAAGGCCAGCCACAAAGTGAAATT AATAGATGTGAGCAGACATATGAAGATTTGCCCGTCAAGAGCAATTGAATGTCCCATTGCCGGGTGTCGGTTTATTGGAAATGAGAGCGAGATGGCGGAGCATAATTTTACAGCGGCTGATAGCCACCTCAAACTTCTGCAAAAAGAATGCAGAACGCTCCGAAAAGCAGCGTTAGTAAAG TTTGAGGAGCTAGACAAAAACTACAAGAAAGTAGAGGAAGAGAGGTGGTCTCTGgaatggaaaataaaaaaggagcGTTTGGCGGCAGATAACCCCATATTGTTCAGCCCCGCCATAGAAAGAGAAAACAGCCAAGTGTGGAGGGCTTTCCTGACTGTGAAGGGTGCTATTGGCCTTCAGCTGGTCAAAGCCCCATCTCCGGTTGTCGCTAAACTTGC GATACGGAATGGGGACATAAACATGAACATCGAGGAGGAGTTCGTAGCGCCTGGCACCCTACTTGGCGTGAGGGCTGAAGCCTTTGAGAAATTAAATTTCAGTTCTGGAAGAGTTATGTTTACGTTTGGAATTATTACTTATGACTTCATTAGTAACTAA
- the LOC5521641 gene encoding uncharacterized protein LOC5521641 isoform X2, translated as MQENVGATNASVFGSKNRGSPAEESCSDCMEIVGSLKDHKAICCGRMVECPFPPPGSKASHKVKLIDVSRHMKICPSRAIECPIAGCRFIGNESEMAEHNFTAADSHLKLLQKECRTLRKAALVKFEELDKNYKKVEEERWSLEWKIKKERLAADNPILFSPAIERENSQVWRAFLTVKGAIGLQLVKAPSPVVAKLAIRNGDINMNIEEEFVAPGTLLGVRAEAFEKLNFSSGRVMFTFGIITYDFISN; from the exons ATGCAAGAAAACGTTGGAGCGACTAATGCCAGTGTGTTCGGCTCAAAAAACAG ggGAAGCCCTGCTGAGGAGTCATGTTCTGACTGCATGGAGATTGTGGGAAGCCTAAAAGACCACAAGGCAATATGCTGTGGAAGGATGGTGGAATGCCCTTTTCCACCCCCTGGATCCAAGGCCAGCCACAAAGTGAAATT AATAGATGTGAGCAGACATATGAAGATTTGCCCGTCAAGAGCAATTGAATGTCCCATTGCCGGGTGTCGGTTTATTGGAAATGAGAGCGAGATGGCGGAGCATAATTTTACAGCGGCTGATAGCCACCTCAAACTTCTGCAAAAAGAATGCAGAACGCTCCGAAAAGCAGCGTTAGTAAAG TTTGAGGAGCTAGACAAAAACTACAAGAAAGTAGAGGAAGAGAGGTGGTCTCTGgaatggaaaataaaaaaggagcGTTTGGCGGCAGATAACCCCATATTGTTCAGCCCCGCCATAGAAAGAGAAAACAGCCAAGTGTGGAGGGCTTTCCTGACTGTGAAGGGTGCTATTGGCCTTCAGCTGGTCAAAGCCCCATCTCCGGTTGTCGCTAAACTTGC GATACGGAATGGGGACATAAACATGAACATCGAGGAGGAGTTCGTAGCGCCTGGCACCCTACTTGGCGTGAGGGCTGAAGCCTTTGAGAAATTAAATTTCAGTTCTGGAAGAGTTATGTTTACGTTTGGAATTATTACTTATGACTTCATTAGTAACTAA